The genomic stretch CCGGTACTGTGCTGGGTATTGATTCCGGGCGTACCCTTCGCGGTCACCGCTTTATGGGTGAGCCAGAATTCACGATTGATAACGCTGATCAGTACCCGCAGATTTTGCAGGAACGTGGCAAGGTCATCGCCGATTACGACGCGCGTAAAGCCAAAATCAAGGCTGATGCCGAAGAAGCGGCGCGTAAGATTGGCGGCAATGCTGATCTGAGCGACAGCCTGCTGGAAGAAGTTACCTCGCTGGTGGAATGGCCGGTGGTCCTGACGGCGAAATTTGAAGAGAAATTCCTGGCGGTACCGGCGGAAGCGCTGGTGTACACCATGAAAGGCGACCAGAAATACTTCCCGGTTTACGACAACGACGGCAAGCTGCTGCCGAATTTCATTTTTGTCGCCAATATTGAATCGAAAGATCCGCAGCAGATTATCGCCGGTAACGAGAAGGTGGTACGTCCGCGTCTGGCTGACGCCGAGTTCTTCTTCAATACCGACCGTAAAAAGCGCCTTGAAGATCACCTGCCGCGTCTGGAAACCGTGCTGTTCCAGCAACAGCTGGGCACGCTGCGCGACAAGACTGACCGTATCGCGGCATTAACCGGCTGGGTGGCTGAGCAGATCGGTGCCGATGTCAATCACGCCAAACGTGCGGGTCTGCTGTCTAAATGCGACCTGATGACTAACATGGTGTTTGAGTTCACCGATACTCAGGGTGTGATGGGGATGCACTACGCCCGTCACGACGGTGAAGCTGAAGATGTGGCCGTCGCGCTAAACGAACAGTACCAGCCGCGTTTTGCTGGCGATGAACTGCCGTCCTCACTGGTCGCTTGCGCGCTGGCGATTGCCGATAAAATGGATACCCTGGCGGGTATTTTCGGTATCGGTCAGCACCCGAAAGGCGATAAAGATCCGTTTGCACTGCGCCGTGCCGCATTGGGTGTGTTGCGCATCATCGTGGAAAAACGCCTGCCGCTGGACTTGCAAACCCTGACCGAAGAAGCGGCGCGTTTGTATGGCGACAAGCTGACTAACGCCAACGTGGTCGACGATGTGATTGAATTCATGCTGGGCCGCTTCCGTGCCTGGTATCAGGAGGAAGGTCACAGTGTTGACACCATTCAGGCGGTGCTGGCGCGTCGTCCGACCCGCCCGGCGGATTTCGATGCCCGTGTGAAAGCGGTGAGTCATTTCCGCACACTGGAGCAAGCCGAAGCGCTGGCGGCAGCCAACAAGCGTGTCTCCAACATTTTGGCGAAGTCTACCGAAACGCTGAACGGCAGCGTGCAGGCGGCGTTGCTCAAAGAGAAGGAAGAAATTCAGCTGGCGACCTATGTTACCGCGCTGACCAGCAAGTTGGCGCCGTGGTTTGCCGAAGGGCGTTATCAGGAAGCGCTGGCGGAACTGGCGCAGTTGCGTGAATCAGTCGATAACTTCTTCGATAAGGTGATGGTCAACGCTGATGACGCGCAGGTGCGTATCAACCGCCTGACGCTGCTCAACGAACTGCGTAACCTGTTCCTGAAAGTAGCGGATATTTCGGTGTTGCAGTAAACACCGGGATAATCAGCGCAGAGCGCGCTGTGTATGCAAAAGCCTCCTCTGTGGAGGCTTTTTTGTCATTGGGAATTGCTAAACTGGGCTGATGTTATCTGATATTTCCTGAATAACTTTTTCTACCCATGAACAAAGTGTGTACTGATGGTAGACAGGTTCCGGTACGGGTTGGTAAGGGGTATGGATAAAACCTTGTGGAAGGTATCCATCTTGATCCAGAACACATATATTCTGTGGATTATAAAAATCATAACTGGTGATATGCGAATTCGTCGTAATCAACTTACGCTGATAAGCCATCGATTCATAGGCACGGAATGAGAGTCCTGTCTGTTGGCCTTGTAGAATATCCAGAATTGCGCGGGAGTTACTAATCTCATGGGCTAGTTCAGCACCCAGCAGTAATTTTTCTGAGGTCTTTATTCTGTTGTCTTTTATATATTCTGGCTTTCCTGATTCCCCAATATAAAAAATAACATTGGATTTAAGGCAGGGGTTTTTATCAAGAAAATTGGCGACTTGCTGGTATCTCTCCGGCGTGAAACTCATAATAGAGAAAATATCATACTCACACGCCTGATAAGGTATCGTGCTTTTCCAGGAAGGATCAATATAATTGGTGATTTTGGTGAAGTGAAATTGCTCACAATCTTCACTATCGAAACTGAGTATGTGATCGAATTGATTCAGATGCAATCCATTGGCAGGGGCTTTTTTCAAGCCATCCCACAATGTGGCGACGAGCTTTCTACCATGCTGACGCAATATTGACAGGTGCTGCTCATTGAACAAGTTAGGTTCCGTCATAATAATGGCATCGAATGGCTCCCTGCCAATAAAGAAATTGTGTAAGCCCAGTTTTATTTGATTATCAATAACAAGGTTTTTGTAATTTTTACCGGTTATCGTTTCGTAGGTTTTCGCAATGGATTTATGGTGTGAATCAAAATAGCTAAATGTTGATAGATCAGAATGATCAATATGGATAACGTCGTGCCCCTGGCGTTTCATCTCTGTCACGATTGGTGTGGCTAAATTAGCCCAATCCGGGCAAATAAATAACAAACGCATAATGCCGTTATCCTCGGGGTAATTATTTATGGCTCGAGCTGGGGCTCAAACGTTGGAAAATATAGCATTAAATATTGGTCTGTGTCCCGCGATTATGTCGGTTTCTGGTCGCCTCTTGTCAGGCTGCTGCGAGCTGGAACAAAGGGGAATGGGGGGACGTGGAGTAGTACCTGTGAGGGGGTTGTTGTAATAAAAGAAGAACGGCCAGTCATGCTGGCCGTTCTTTGTTGAGTCAGTGAGTCATGACGTCGTATGGGCTGGCGTTATCAGGCCGGGTCGTGCTTTTTGGCAGCCAGCGACAGGCCATCACTGAGCCGGAACAGGTGCAGGCGTTCAGCCGGTAACGCCAGCATCAGCAAATCGCCTTCGGCGACACGGAGGTTGTCCGGCAGGTGTAAGGTGGTTTTGCTGTCGTTGCCTT from Dickeya zeae NCPPB 2538 encodes the following:
- the glyS gene encoding glycine--tRNA ligase subunit beta, whose protein sequence is MTDKTFLVEIGTEELPPKALRTLAESFAANFTAELDAAGLGYQSVDWFAAPRRLALKVAGLSASQPDREVEKRGPAIAQAFDASGNPTKAAEGWARGCGITVEQAERLTTDKGEWLLFRAHVKGEAAQTLLPGMVSTALAKLPIPKLMRWGDNDTQFVRPVHTVTLLLGDELIPGTVLGIDSGRTLRGHRFMGEPEFTIDNADQYPQILQERGKVIADYDARKAKIKADAEEAARKIGGNADLSDSLLEEVTSLVEWPVVLTAKFEEKFLAVPAEALVYTMKGDQKYFPVYDNDGKLLPNFIFVANIESKDPQQIIAGNEKVVRPRLADAEFFFNTDRKKRLEDHLPRLETVLFQQQLGTLRDKTDRIAALTGWVAEQIGADVNHAKRAGLLSKCDLMTNMVFEFTDTQGVMGMHYARHDGEAEDVAVALNEQYQPRFAGDELPSSLVACALAIADKMDTLAGIFGIGQHPKGDKDPFALRRAALGVLRIIVEKRLPLDLQTLTEEAARLYGDKLTNANVVDDVIEFMLGRFRAWYQEEGHSVDTIQAVLARRPTRPADFDARVKAVSHFRTLEQAEALAAANKRVSNILAKSTETLNGSVQAALLKEKEEIQLATYVTALTSKLAPWFAEGRYQEALAELAQLRESVDNFFDKVMVNADDAQVRINRLTLLNELRNLFLKVADISVLQ